The following are encoded together in the Rhodobacter sp. genome:
- a CDS encoding pirin family protein: MTFRPVTATRLAQPTLEGAGVHLHRVFGFGDPAEADPFLLLDDFRNDDPALYRKGFPWHPHRGIETITYVLEGSVEHSDSLGNKGRLGPGSVQWMTAGSGILHQEMPLGNARGQMHGFQLWANLPRDLKMTAPRYQDVQAGDIETVVDDDGTAVRIITGRFWGRRGPVDGIAADPLYLDVSVPPNTRKVLPVDTHANTFAYIFAGAGTFRDASGPQGVRVEKEFAGQELAIRDLSGNRTLVRFGTGDEIVVTAGPEGVRFLLVSGQPIQEPVAWHGPIVMNTREELRRAFQELNNGTFIR, encoded by the coding sequence ATGACGTTCCGACCCGTGACCGCGACCCGTCTGGCGCAACCGACGCTGGAAGGGGCAGGGGTGCACCTGCACCGTGTCTTCGGCTTTGGCGACCCGGCCGAGGCCGATCCGTTCCTGCTGCTCGACGATTTCCGCAACGACGATCCGGCGCTGTATCGCAAGGGGTTTCCCTGGCACCCGCACCGCGGGATCGAGACGATCACCTATGTGCTGGAAGGCTCGGTCGAGCACAGCGATTCGCTGGGCAACAAGGGGCGCTTGGGGCCCGGGTCCGTGCAGTGGATGACGGCGGGCTCGGGCATCCTGCATCAGGAGATGCCGCTGGGCAACGCGCGGGGGCAGATGCACGGGTTCCAGCTGTGGGCCAATCTGCCACGCGACCTGAAAATGACCGCGCCGCGGTATCAGGACGTGCAGGCCGGCGACATCGAGACGGTGGTCGATGACGACGGCACGGCGGTGCGCATCATCACCGGCCGGTTCTGGGGCCGGCGGGGGCCGGTGGACGGTATCGCGGCCGACCCGCTCTATCTGGACGTGTCGGTGCCGCCGAACACCCGCAAGGTGCTGCCGGTCGATACCCATGCGAACACCTTTGCCTATATCTTTGCGGGTGCGGGCACGTTCCGGGATGCGTCTGGCCCGCAAGGGGTGCGGGTGGAAAAGGAATTCGCGGGGCAGGAGCTGGCGATCCGCGACCTCAGCGGCAACCGCACGCTGGTGCGCTTCGGCACCGGCGACGAGATCGTGGTGACGGCCGGGCCCGAGGGGGTGCGCTTCCTGCTGGTGTCCGGCCAGCCGATCCAGGAGCCGGTCGCCTGGCACGGGCCGATCGTCATGAACACCCGCGAGGAATTGCGCCGGGCGTTTCAGGAGTTGAACAACGGCACCTTCATCCGCTGA
- a CDS encoding ABC transporter ATP-binding protein — translation MTEHAIQIEGLRKVYAASGKSATKEALAGIDLTIPQGSVFGLLGPNGAGKSTLINILAGLVRKTEGRVRIWGFDQDQNPRQSRAAIGVMPQELNVDPFFSPREALEVQAGLYGVPARQRRTDEILGLIGLTDKADAYARTLSGGMRRRLLLGKALVHAPQVLVLDEPTAGVDIELRQMLWANVRMLNRQGMTIILTTHYLEEAQQMCDEIAIIDKGRLIVRDTTQAIVGRIDAKTLLVRTTAPVGPLTLPAGVTREDRADGWLALSYPQSRVNAGAVLHALGDAGAEIRDLSTAEPDLEDAFLALTRQARAEDPAR, via the coding sequence ATGACCGAACACGCAATCCAGATCGAAGGCCTGCGCAAGGTCTACGCCGCCAGCGGAAAATCCGCCACCAAGGAGGCCCTGGCCGGCATCGACCTGACGATCCCCCAGGGTTCCGTCTTTGGCCTCCTGGGCCCCAATGGCGCAGGCAAATCGACGCTGATCAACATCCTGGCGGGCCTGGTGCGAAAGACCGAGGGGCGCGTGCGCATCTGGGGGTTCGACCAGGATCAGAACCCGCGCCAGTCGCGCGCCGCGATCGGCGTGATGCCGCAGGAACTGAACGTGGACCCGTTCTTTTCCCCGCGCGAGGCGCTCGAGGTGCAGGCCGGCCTCTACGGCGTGCCGGCCCGCCAGCGCCGCACCGACGAGATCCTGGGCCTGATCGGCCTGACGGACAAGGCCGACGCCTATGCCCGCACCCTGTCAGGCGGGATGCGCCGACGGCTGCTGCTGGGCAAGGCGCTGGTCCACGCGCCGCAGGTGCTGGTGCTCGACGAACCCACGGCCGGCGTCGATATCGAACTGCGCCAGATGCTGTGGGCCAATGTGCGGATGCTGAACCGCCAGGGCATGACCATCATCCTGACCACCCACTACCTCGAAGAGGCGCAGCAGATGTGCGACGAAATCGCCATCATCGACAAGGGCCGCCTGATCGTGCGCGACACCACCCAGGCGATCGTCGGGCGCATCGACGCCAAGACGCTGCTGGTGCGCACGACCGCCCCGGTCGGCCCGCTGACCCTGCCCGCGGGCGTCACGCGCGAGGATCGCGCCGATGGCTGGCTGGCCCTGTCCTACCCGCAAAGCCGGGTCAACGCGGGCGCGGTCCTGCACGCGCTTGGCGATGCCGGGGCCGAGATCCGCGATCTGTCCACCGCCGAACCCGACCTCGAGGATGCCTTCCTCGCCCTCACCCGCCAGGCCCGCGCCGAAGACCCCGCGCGCTGA
- a CDS encoding alpha/beta hydrolase, which yields MFQGFSSARVDLDEVSLHVRRGGRGVPLILLHGFPQNHRAWGPVAQGFARHFDVIVPDLRGYGASDAPADDAGHTVYSKRRMARDIVALMDHHGLEKAHVLGHDRGARVAYRLALDHPGRVDRLGVIEILPTADYWRAMDAGLAMAIWHWPFLAQPAPLPETLIGARPGWFIETLMTSWTRAKSLAGFDPQALDSYRAQAADPAHLAAMCADYRAGASTDRDHDEADRAAGRRLSAPLHVLWARGGFPARAGTPRAAWSAWAEQVTDSPCDSGHFVMEEAPAAVLDAFLPHFRAG from the coding sequence ATGTTCCAGGGGTTTTCCAGCGCGCGGGTCGATCTGGACGAGGTCTCGCTACACGTCCGCCGGGGCGGGCGGGGCGTGCCGCTGATCCTGTTGCACGGCTTTCCGCAAAACCATCGCGCCTGGGGGCCGGTCGCGCAGGGGTTCGCGCGGCATTTCGACGTGATCGTGCCGGATCTGCGCGGCTATGGCGCCTCGGACGCGCCGGCTGACGACGCCGGGCATACGGTCTATTCCAAACGCCGCATGGCGCGCGACATCGTGGCCTTGATGGACCACCACGGGTTGGAAAAGGCCCATGTCCTCGGCCACGATCGGGGCGCGCGGGTGGCCTATCGCCTGGCGCTGGACCACCCGGGCCGCGTGGATCGGTTGGGGGTGATCGAAATCCTGCCCACCGCCGATTACTGGCGGGCGATGGATGCGGGTCTTGCCATGGCGATCTGGCACTGGCCCTTCCTGGCCCAGCCTGCGCCGCTGCCCGAAACGCTGATCGGCGCCCGCCCCGGCTGGTTCATCGAGACGCTGATGACCTCGTGGACGCGCGCGAAATCGCTGGCCGGCTTCGATCCGCAGGCGCTGGACAGCTACCGTGCCCAGGCCGCCGATCCCGCGCATCTGGCGGCCATGTGCGCCGATTACCGCGCCGGCGCCTCCACCGACCGCGACCATGACGAAGCCGACCGCGCGGCTGGCCGCCGCCTGTCGGCGCCCCTGCATGTCCTGTGGGCGCGCGGGGGCTTTCCGGCCCGCGCCGGCACCCCCCGCGCAGCCTGGAGCGCCTGGGCCGAGCAGGTGACCGACAGCCCCTGCGACAGCGGCCATTTCGTGATGGAGGAAGCGCCCGCCGCCGTGCTCGATGCCTTTTTGCCG
- the lpdA gene encoding dihydrolipoyl dehydrogenase, giving the protein MADFDLIVIGAGPGGYVCAIRAAQLGLKVACVEGRETLGGTCLNVGCIPSKALLNATHQLHEVHENFETMGLMGAKPKVDWDRMKGYKQDVVNGNTKGIEFLFKKNKVTWLKGWASIPQAGQVKVGDEVHGARAIVIASGSVPTSLPGVTVDEEAIVTSTGALSLPKIPKSMVVIGAGVIGLEMGSVYARLGTEVTVVEYLDAITPGMDGEVAKLLQRILKKQGLNFILGAAVQKAERTKKGVTLGYALRKDDSAHEIEAEVVLVATGRKPFTDGLGLEALGVEMLPRGQIRTDAHWATSVKGIYAIGDAVTGPMLAHKAEDEGMAVAEVIAGKHGHVNYDVIPGVIYTTPEVASVGKTEEQLKEAGVAYKVGKFPFMGNARAKAVFQADGFVKLLADKTTDRILGCHIVGPGAGDLIHEVCVAMEFGAAAQDLALTCHAHPTYSEAVREAALACGDGAIHA; this is encoded by the coding sequence ATGGCTGACTTCGACCTCATCGTCATCGGCGCCGGACCCGGCGGCTATGTCTGCGCCATCCGCGCCGCGCAACTGGGCCTGAAGGTGGCCTGCGTCGAAGGGCGCGAGACGCTGGGCGGCACCTGCCTGAACGTGGGCTGCATCCCCTCGAAGGCGCTGCTCAACGCGACGCATCAGCTGCACGAGGTGCACGAGAATTTCGAGACCATGGGCCTGATGGGCGCCAAGCCCAAGGTCGATTGGGACCGGATGAAGGGCTACAAGCAGGACGTGGTCAACGGCAACACCAAGGGCATCGAGTTCCTGTTCAAGAAGAACAAGGTGACCTGGCTCAAGGGCTGGGCCTCGATCCCGCAGGCGGGTCAGGTCAAGGTCGGCGACGAGGTGCACGGCGCGCGGGCCATTGTCATCGCCTCGGGCTCGGTTCCGACCTCGCTGCCCGGCGTCACCGTTGACGAAGAGGCGATCGTCACCTCGACCGGGGCGCTGAGCCTGCCGAAGATCCCCAAATCGATGGTGGTCATCGGCGCGGGCGTGATCGGGCTGGAGATGGGCTCGGTCTATGCGCGGCTCGGAACCGAGGTGACGGTGGTCGAATACCTCGATGCGATCACCCCCGGCATGGACGGCGAAGTCGCCAAGCTGTTGCAGCGGATCCTGAAGAAGCAGGGGCTGAACTTCATCCTGGGCGCCGCCGTGCAAAAAGCCGAACGCACGAAGAAGGGCGTCACGCTGGGCTATGCGCTGCGCAAGGACGACAGCGCGCACGAGATCGAAGCCGAGGTGGTGCTGGTCGCCACCGGCCGCAAGCCGTTCACCGACGGGTTGGGGCTGGAGGCCCTGGGGGTCGAGATGCTGCCGCGCGGCCAGATCAGGACCGACGCCCATTGGGCGACCTCGGTCAAGGGGATCTACGCGATCGGGGACGCGGTGACGGGCCCGATGCTGGCCCACAAGGCCGAAGACGAGGGCATGGCCGTGGCCGAGGTCATCGCCGGCAAGCACGGGCACGTCAATTACGACGTCATCCCCGGCGTGATCTACACCACGCCCGAGGTCGCCTCGGTCGGCAAGACCGAGGAACAGCTGAAAGAGGCGGGCGTGGCCTACAAGGTCGGCAAGTTCCCCTTCATGGGCAACGCGCGCGCCAAGGCGGTGTTCCAGGCGGACGGGTTCGTGAAGCTGCTGGCCGACAAGACGACCGACCGCATCCTGGGCTGCCATATCGTCGGGCCTGGCGCGGGCGATCTGATCCACGAGGTGTGCGTTGCGATGGAATTCGGGGCGGCGGCCCAGGACTTGGCGCTGACCTGTCACGCGCATCCGACCTATTCGGAGGCGGTGCGCGAGGCGGCGCTGGCCTGCGGCGACGGCGCGATTCACGCCTGA
- a CDS encoding zinc-finger domain-containing protein, protein MSASPAHDAPATHVVNARRFSCDGGEGALGHPRVWLTIPHETGFIDCPYCDARYTLAEGAGDAH, encoded by the coding sequence ATGTCAGCCAGCCCCGCGCACGACGCCCCCGCCACCCATGTCGTCAACGCCCGCCGCTTTTCGTGCGATGGCGGCGAGGGCGCGCTGGGCCATCCGCGCGTGTGGCTGACGATCCCGCACGAGACCGGCTTCATCGACTGCCCCTATTGCGACGCGCGCTATACCCTGGCCGAGGGGGCCGGCGACGCGCACTGA
- the polA gene encoding DNA polymerase I translates to MAFGKDSHLHLIDGSAYIFRAYHALPPLTRKSDGLPVGAVAGFCNLIWNEVANGSANKARATHIAVIFDASSRTFRNEIYPEYKANRPDLPEDLRPQFPFTREATRAFNIACIEMEGFEADDIIATLARQAAEAGGSCTIISSDKDLMQLVGPGIDMFDPMKNKTIGPAEVFEKFGVGPERVVDVQSLAGDPTDNVPGAPGIGLKTAALLINEFGDLDTLLSRAAEIKQPKRRETLLEKADQIRISRELVTLKRDTPVAVGLDTLAVTAPDPATLLDFLGRMEFRTLTRRIADKLGVAPPAVSEAPGSKPADPSAQDASALSGATTPVPTPPAQAFDADAYVCVRDLDTLNDWVARIREQGYVAVDTETTSLDEMRAELVGVSLALAPGEACYIPLTHTEGADDLFGSATRLPGQIDPEAALAALKPVLEDPAILKIGQNIKYDAKILARRGIAVAPFDDTMLMSYALFSGLHNHGMDVLSETYLNHVPIPIKPLLGSGKSQRTFDKVGIDEATKYAAEDADITLRLWQTLRPRLHVAQVTTVYETLERPLVPVLAEMEMHGITVDRDTLSRMSNAFAQSMAGLEAEIHEMAGAPFNVGSPKQLGEVLFDKLGLPGGQKGRNGAYSTGADILEDLATEHELPGKVLDWRQLSKLKSTYTDALQNHINPETGRVHTSYAQTGANTGRLASTDPNLQNIPVRTEEGRRIREAFVAGPGMKLVSLDYSQIELRILAHTADIPALKQAFHDGLDIHAMTASQMFNVPLDEMTPEIRRRAKAINFGVIYGISGFGLARNLRIPRAEAQDFIDTYFQRFPGIRDYMDATIAFAREHLYVETLFGRRIHTPEINAKGPAAGFARRGAINAPIQGTAADIIRRAMIRIPQAIRDLPAKMLLQVHDELVFEVEDAAVDETIARVKAIMEGAAAPAVDIAVPLIVDAGVGQNWAQAH, encoded by the coding sequence ATGGCATTCGGCAAGGATTCTCACCTGCATCTGATCGACGGATCGGCCTATATCTTTCGCGCCTATCACGCCCTGCCGCCACTCACCCGCAAATCCGACGGCCTGCCGGTGGGCGCCGTCGCGGGCTTTTGCAACCTGATCTGGAACGAGGTTGCCAACGGGTCGGCCAACAAGGCCCGCGCCACCCACATCGCGGTGATCTTCGATGCGTCCTCGCGCACCTTCCGCAACGAGATCTACCCCGAATACAAGGCCAACCGCCCGGACCTGCCCGAGGACCTGCGCCCGCAGTTCCCCTTTACCCGCGAGGCCACGCGCGCCTTCAACATCGCCTGCATCGAGATGGAGGGATTCGAGGCCGACGACATCATCGCCACGCTTGCGCGGCAGGCCGCCGAGGCGGGGGGCTCGTGCACCATCATTTCCTCGGACAAGGATCTGATGCAACTGGTCGGGCCCGGCATCGACATGTTCGATCCGATGAAAAACAAGACCATCGGCCCGGCCGAGGTGTTCGAAAAGTTCGGTGTCGGCCCGGAACGGGTGGTGGACGTGCAGTCGCTGGCTGGCGATCCCACCGACAACGTGCCCGGCGCGCCCGGGATCGGTCTGAAGACCGCGGCCCTGCTCATCAACGAATTCGGCGATCTGGACACGCTGCTGTCGCGCGCCGCCGAGATCAAGCAACCCAAGCGGCGCGAGACGCTGCTGGAAAAGGCCGACCAGATCCGCATCTCGCGCGAACTGGTCACGCTCAAGCGCGACACGCCGGTCGCGGTCGGGCTGGATACGCTGGCGGTGACCGCCCCCGATCCCGCGACCTTGCTGGATTTCCTTGGCCGGATGGAATTCCGCACCCTGACGCGGCGCATCGCCGACAAGCTGGGCGTGGCCCCGCCGGCGGTGTCCGAGGCCCCCGGATCGAAACCCGCGGACCCGTCTGCGCAGGACGCGTCCGCCCTGTCCGGCGCCACCACCCCGGTTCCGACCCCGCCCGCGCAGGCGTTCGACGCCGATGCCTATGTGTGCGTGCGCGATCTCGATACGCTGAACGACTGGGTCGCGCGCATCCGCGAGCAGGGTTATGTCGCGGTGGACACCGAGACCACCTCGCTCGATGAAATGCGCGCCGAGCTGGTCGGCGTCTCGCTGGCGCTGGCGCCCGGCGAGGCCTGCTACATCCCGCTCACGCACACCGAGGGCGCCGATGACCTCTTTGGTTCGGCCACGCGCCTGCCCGGCCAGATCGACCCCGAGGCCGCGCTGGCCGCGCTGAAACCCGTGCTCGAGGATCCCGCCATCCTGAAGATCGGGCAGAACATCAAGTATGACGCCAAGATCCTTGCCCGCCGGGGGATCGCCGTCGCGCCCTTCGACGACACCATGCTGATGAGCTACGCGCTGTTTTCCGGCCTGCACAATCACGGCATGGACGTGCTGTCGGAAACCTATCTGAACCATGTGCCGATCCCGATCAAACCTCTGCTCGGATCGGGCAAGTCCCAGCGCACCTTTGACAAGGTCGGGATCGACGAGGCGACGAAATACGCCGCCGAGGATGCCGATATCACGCTGCGCCTGTGGCAGACCCTGCGCCCGCGCCTGCACGTCGCCCAGGTCACGACGGTCTACGAAACGCTCGAACGACCGCTGGTTCCCGTCCTGGCCGAAATGGAGATGCACGGCATCACCGTCGATCGCGATACCCTGAGCCGCATGTCCAACGCCTTTGCCCAGTCGATGGCCGGGCTCGAGGCCGAGATCCACGAGATGGCCGGCGCGCCCTTCAATGTCGGCTCGCCCAAGCAACTGGGCGAGGTGCTGTTCGACAAGCTGGGCCTGCCCGGCGGGCAAAAGGGCCGCAACGGCGCCTATTCGACCGGCGCCGACATTCTGGAAGACCTGGCAACCGAACACGAACTGCCCGGAAAGGTGCTGGACTGGCGGCAGCTGTCGAAACTGAAATCGACCTATACCGATGCGCTGCAAAATCACATCAACCCGGAAACCGGGCGTGTGCACACCTCGTATGCGCAGACCGGGGCGAACACCGGGCGGCTGGCCTCGACCGATCCCAACCTGCAAAACATCCCCGTCCGCACCGAGGAAGGCCGCCGCATTCGCGAGGCCTTTGTCGCCGGGCCGGGGATGAAACTGGTCAGCCTGGACTACAGCCAGATCGAGCTGCGCATCCTGGCCCACACCGCCGACATCCCGGCGCTGAAACAGGCGTTCCATGACGGGTTGGACATTCACGCGATGACCGCCAGCCAGATGTTCAATGTGCCGCTAGACGAGATGACGCCCGAGATCCGCCGCCGCGCCAAGGCGATCAACTTCGGCGTGATCTACGGCATCTCGGGCTTTGGCCTGGCGCGCAACCTGCGCATCCCCCGGGCCGAGGCGCAGGACTTCATCGACACGTATTTCCAGCGTTTCCCGGGCATCCGGGACTATATGGACGCCACCATCGCCTTCGCGCGCGAGCATCTCTACGTGGAAACCCTGTTCGGCCGGCGCATCCACACGCCCGAGATCAACGCCAAGGGCCCGGCCGCCGGTTTTGCCCGGCGCGGGGCCATCAACGCGCCGATCCAGGGCACGGCCGCCGACATCATCCGCCGCGCGATGATCCGCATCCCCCAGGCGATTCGCGATCTGCCGGCCAAGATGCTGCTGCAAGTCCACGACGAACTGGTGTTCGAGGTCGAGGACGCCGCCGTGGACGAGACCATCGCCCGCGTCAAGGCGATCATGGAAGGCGCCGCCGCCCCGGCCGTGGACATCGCCGTGCCGCTGATCGTGGACGCGGGCGTCGGCCAGAACTGGGCGCAGGCGCATTGA